GGTTGTCGAAGGTGTCCGGCGTCGTCGGGTCCAGGTCGTtgagcgccgccggcggcccgtTGGGCGGGCACCGCTGCGACAGGAAGCTCCGGTAGGCGGCGTCCATGGTGGGGTCCGGCCTCCCCGTGTTGCTGAAGTTGTACAGCCTGTCCGTCACGAACTGGCACTGCACCCTCCCGAACGTGTGCCCACCTGCATTTCGCATtattgtcgtcgtcgtcagctCCGGCGGGCATGACGGCAGAACTGAAATTGAGTTCGCCGGAGAAGTGATACGAGTACCTGAGAGGGCGACGAGGTCGACGTCGTTGAGGTTGAGGGCGGCGAACTTTTGGCGGAGGACGGTGAGGTTGTCGGTGGGGGCCGGCAGGTTGAGGGAGCCATTGAAGTCGGAGGTCTTGCCGTCGAGCCGCCCCAGCAGCACTCCCCACCCGGGCCCACCTGACTGTGACCGACAAAGAGAGATCGATCCATGTCGTCCAAAAATTATTACTTGTACGCTCAATTCAATTATTCATCGATGAGTTGCACTTGTGAACCCTATATGCTATATATCTTAGATATGATGTTTTGTAGTGCATGCAGCATGCATGGTGCACACGACAAGATTGGTTTCAGTACAACAGTGTCGATCGATCGTCGTCTTGTGTGtgtgacacacacacacatatatatatatatatatatgtatatatgtatatatgtatatatatatatatatatatgtatatatgtatatatatttatatatatatatatactagaaaaaatacccgtgcgttgcaacgggtgaaggttattttaaatttattatttttatatggtttagttaagatgaaatttaccgtggaaattcgcttggatatatatatatttagaaaatcatgagctgtagtTAAGAGTCCGTTCGTCTTAAGTTAGTAtacgagttttttttaagagatttcttatacagcTCATTATGTATCgccaaaagtgaacgaacttaaaaccaaCTCAACTACAAATATGTATTTCCACAAGCGATCCTTCTGTATTTCTAATAGCAAATggacttaaaaaccgactcaaatatggGTATATATTTCcacaagcgaacgaacttaaaaccgactcatacacagatgacgtatcaaagtagcggcaaaaacatcttcaatttttataatagtagatagatatatatatatatatatatatatttatatatatatatatatgtatgtatatgttgaTGCTGATACTTTGTCCTGTCGTAATGTTGTCCATATATATTATACACAAactgtacatgtatatatagtagCTAGCTCTACATGTCTTCCTTTCCTTGGATAATTAAGTGTGGCTTTGTTGTTAGCATGTGTAATAGTTTACAGATAAGGTTGGCGTGAGCCGTAAAATGTAATTAAGATTATCCAATGATATGATGAAATATATATACGGCGGcatacatatgcatgcatgcaagcaccGACGACGGGCCTGTCAAATCACTGTTGAATGAAAAGGTGGTACGACTGCTAGACAGCACTCCAATTTGTTTCTTCATTATGGTTACTAGACCTGTCTATagagttacttcctccgtctcaaaatataagggattttgtgtaaatataacaCATCCTAgtttagtactataaatctggatagaGAATGTCTAGATTCTTAGTATTAGGATATATCATATTCatccaaaatcctttatattttgagTTGGAGGAAGGATAGATGCATCTTGCAAGCACTTAATTAATTCGAGAGACACGTACAAACTACCAATAATCATCGATCGGCCCAACCATATCACACACTGTATTGTGCAACCATGCCGCATATTATGATGATATTCCCACGTAGCTAATATGATTGGATACCATCGAATCCATACAATTAAGCATGCATGTTAATCACGTACTTCTGTCTGTAACGAGCTACTATTACGTCCTGTGCTGTAGTTAGTAGTTTTTATTGGGCTCAAGAAATATGTGAAGATATCTAAATTTTACGTTAAAACTTCTACTACCTCAAGATGTTATCTACCCGAGATACTAAGTTTCATACTAGAAAATTATAAGGTAACTCTCAATACTTTTATAATGATGATAAAATTACCATGGTAATAATAAATGAAGTTAATGAAAATTACCAGCTCGACGGAGAtctcggcggcgagggcgaggatgtcggcgcaggagacaACGCCGGGGCAGGCGTCCTCGAGCGCGGCCTTGACGTCGTCTACGACGGGGAATCCCCTCGCGGAGTTGTTGTTGGGCGGCGACGTCTTCTCCGACGGCATCCCGGGGACGCTGTCCAGCAGCAGCGACGCGTCGCACCCCTGcacgaagcagtcgtggaaaTGGAGCCGGATCAGGCTCGCGAAGATCCGGGCGTCGCTCCGGTGCGCATCGATCAGCACCCGCCGCACGATGTCGTACGCGTCGGGGCACGTGCAGTCGTAGTACTCCTCGCACagctgcgccaccgccgcgccgccgccggcgaccagcgccaccgccgccgccaccaccaccaccgccagagaggaagaagaagaagaagaagccgccattgctagctagctagctgctacaCGACTACTCCTATACGGTCGTGTCGTGTGTGTTCCACGAGCTAACACACAGCGCCTCTCCTGATTTATAGCTGCCCAAGTGTACTGTGTGTTGCCGATCCATTATTTGATCATTTAGCTAGGCAGCTGgggcagctagctagccaaactaattactccctcctattcgaaatgtttgacaccgttaactttttagcatatgtttgaccattcgtcttattcaaaaacttttgtgaaatatgtaaaattatatgcctacataaaaatatatttaacaatgaatcaaatgatagaaaaagaattaataattacttaaattttttgaataagacgaacggtcaaacatgtactaaaaagttaatggcgtcaaacatttcgaaacggagggagtattacattTACTCTCATCGTTTTTACTTATTTATTGTTACGCATCAAGTTGCTGTTCGTATTTTTGTGCATCGTTATCGGTTGACATGGTAGAATATGTGAAGGATAAGTATATGTAATCCAAATGGCTTGGCAATAATGCTAGTCTACAGAGTTGTCAAACTTGGTCTCCTCTAGACTGAGACCTGACTATGACCAGATGACTACTTGTGCAGATACTTGCAAATAATACGACATGTATTATTCGTGTGTTGGGTAGTGTACCTACTGGTTTTTTCCTTAATTTgcttttctttaattttaagAAACTAATAATATATGGATA
Above is a window of Oryza sativa Japonica Group chromosome 10, ASM3414082v1 DNA encoding:
- the LOC4347962 gene encoding peroxidase A2 isoform X1 yields the protein MAASSSSSSSLAVVVVAAAVALVAGGGAAVAQLCEEYYDCTCPDAYDIVRRVLIDAHRSDARIFASLIRLHFHDCFVQGCDASLLLDSVPGMPSEKTSPPNNNSARGFPVVDDVKAALEDACPGVVSCADILALAAEISVELSGGPGWGVLLGRLDGKTSDFNGSLNLPAPTDNLTVLRQKFAALNLNDVDLVALSGTRITSPANSISVLPSCPPELTTTTIMRNAGGHTFGRVQCQFVTDRLYNFSNTGRPDPTMDAAYRSFLSQRCPPNGPPAALNDLDPTTPDTFDNHYYTNIEVNRGFLQSDQELKSAPEATGTTAPIVDRFATSQAAFFRSFAQSMINMGNLSPVTDPSLGEVRTNCRRVN
- the LOC4347962 gene encoding peroxidase A2 isoform X2, with translation MAASSSSSSSLAVVVVAAAVALVAGGGAAVAQLCEEYYDCTCPDAYDIVRRVLIDAHRSDARIFASLIRLHFHDCFVQGCDASLLLDSVPGMPSEKTSPPNNNSARGFPVVDDVKAALEDACPGVVSCADILALAAEISVELSGGPGWGVLLGRLDGKTSDFNGSLNLPAPTDNLTVLRQKFAALNLNDVDLVALSGGHTFGRVQCQFVTDRLYNFSNTGRPDPTMDAAYRSFLSQRCPPNGPPAALNDLDPTTPDTFDNHYYTNIEVNRGFLQSDQELKSAPEATGTTAPIVDRFATSQAAFFRSFAQSMINMGNLSPVTDPSLGEVRTNCRRVN